The Lates calcarifer isolate ASB-BC8 linkage group LG6, TLL_Latcal_v3, whole genome shotgun sequence genome includes a region encoding these proteins:
- the LOC108890957 gene encoding tubulin alpha-1C chain isoform X2: MRECISVHVGQAGVQIGNACWELYCLEHGIQPDGQMPSDKTIGGGDDSFNTFFSETGAGKHVPRAVFVDLEPTVIDEVRTGTYRQLFHPEQLITGKEDAANNYARGHYTIGKEIIDLVLDRIRKLADQCTGLQGFLVFHSFGGGTGSGFTSLLMERLSVDYGKKSKLEFSIYPAPQVSTAVVEPYNSILTTHTTLEHSDCAFMVDNEAIYDICRRNLDIERPTYTNLNRLISQIVSSITASLRFDGALNVDLTEFQTNLVPYPRIHFPLATYAPVISAEKAYHEQLTVSEITNACFEPANQMVKCDPRHGKYMACCLLYRGDVVPKDVNAAIATIKTKRTIQFVDWCPTGFKVGINYQPPTVVPGGDLAKVQRAVCMLSNTTAIAEAWARLDHKFDLMYAKRAFVHWYVGEGMEEGEFSEAREDMAALEKDYEEVGTDSMGEDDDEGEEY; encoded by the exons ATG cGTGAGTGTATCTCTGTGCACGTTGGTCAGGCTGGTGTCCAGATTGGCAATGCCTGCTGGGAGCTTTACTGCCTGGAGCATGGGATCCAGCCGGACGGACAGATGCCCAGCGACAAGACCattggaggaggagatgattcCTTCAACACCTTCTTCAGTGAGACCGGAGCTGGAAAACACGTCCCCAGGGCTGTTTTTGTCGACCTGGAGCCCACTGTTATCG ATGAGGTGCGCACTGGGACCTACCGCCAGCTCTTCCACCCTGAGCAGCTGATCACCGGTAAGGAGGATGCTGCCAACAACTACGCCCGTGGACACTACACCATCGGCAAAGAGATCATTGACTTGGTTCTGGACAGGATCCGCAAACTG gctGACCAGTGCACTGGTCTTCAGGGCTTCCTGGTTTTCCACAGCTTCGGAGGTGGCACCGGCTCTGGTTTCACCTCCCTGCTGATGGAGCGTCTGTCCGTCGACTACGGCAAGAAGTCCAAGCTGGAGTTCTCCATCTACCCAGCTCCCCAGGTGTCCACCGCTGTGGTGGAGCCCTACAACTCCATCCTGACCACCCACACCACCCTGGAGCACTCTGACTGTGCCTTCATGGTAGATAACGAGGCCATCTACGACATCTGCCGTAGGAACCTCGATATCGAGCGTCCTACCTACACCAACCTGAACAGGTTGATCAGTCAGATCGTGTCCTCCATCACTGCTTCCCTTCGTTTCGATGGTGCCCTCAATGTTGATCTGACAGAGTTCCAGACCAACTTGGTGCCATATCCCCGTATCCACTTCCCCCTGGCCACCTATGCTCCTGTCATCTCTGCTGAGAAGGCGTACCATGAGCAGTTAACGGTGTCTGAGATCACAAATGCCTGCTTCgagccagccaatcagatggtgAAATGTGACCCACGCCACGGCAAGTACATGGCTTGCTGCCTCTTGTACCGTGGTGATGTGGTGCCCAAAGATGTCAATGCTGCCATCGCCACCATCAAAACCAAGCGCACCATCCAGTTTGTGGACTGGTGCCCCACTGGTTTCAAGGTTGGCATCAACTACCAGCCTCCCACCGTGGTTCCTGGTGGAGACCTGGCCAAGGTCCAGAGGGCTGTGTGCATGCTGAGCAACACCACTGCTATTGCAGAAGCCTGGGCTCGGCTCGACCACAAGTTCGATCTGATGTACGCTAAGCGTGCCTTTGTTCACTGGTATGTGGGTGAGGGtatggaggagggagagttcTCTGAGGCCAGAGAGGACATGGCAGCTCTGGAGAAGGATTACGAGGAGGTCGGAACTGATAGTATGggagaagatgatgatgagggaGAGGAGTATTAA